CTGTTGAGGTTACATGACAAGCACTTTAAGATTTATAGTGATATACAACTTCTATTCTGCTCAAGATTGTCTTCATATTTTGCATGCCGttatgtatgcatttgtatgtgtcATCTCTATGGGAATAATTGTGCGTCCATGAGTTCATAGTGTACCTTTTTGGTTACTGTGTACCTGTAAGAGATGTGAACTGGCTGATTAATCCCCACATGGTGTATTAGAGACTTGACCTGATTACAGCTTGAAGCCCCTTCCAATGTGGAAGTAAGTGAAGTAGGCTATTATTCCTTATTGATGCAGTGAGACAAAGAAATAGGAGAAGTGCCGGCTTAGTTTTCAATCCTTACCAAATGTTATTCATTACTAACATATGTTCTTTGATTATTTTATCTCCCCTGCTTTTGTTTCATAATCATTACTTGGATTCTATTGGTTTCTTCCAAAAAGCAAATGTTCTTTatagtacatgcacacatgagttaAGGATCTCTAAATatcagccaagtgtggtggtgcaggcctgtaatcccagcatttgggattgcatgtccaaggccagcctggatgatAAAAGACCTCTTCTCTACATAGGAAAAGATGGGCTAGATGCAGAAGTAACATTACTTGAGCAGTGCCTGACTAGTGTATCATGTGTGCTCAGTGGTGACCCTATGCTAAGCTCTTGCAAACAGGTGAGTTGGGGAGCAGGAAGCTCAGCACACTGGACAGTGTCACTGAGTTGGGGAGCAGGAAGCTCAGCCCGCTGGACAGTGTCACTGTGTTGGGGAGCAGGAAGCTCAGCCCGCTGGACAGTGTCACTGTGTTGGGGAGCAGGAAGCTCTGCCTGCTGGACAGTGTCTCTGTTGGGGAGCAGGAAGCTCAGCCCACTGGACAGTGTCACTGAGTTGGGGGGCAGGAAGCTCTGCCCGCTGGACAGTGTCACTGTGTTggtctctgattttattttttcctcctacTCCCTGCCCCACAGCTGATGACAGTGCGGACTATTACAGGAAATATCTACTATGCAAGGTCAGGAACAAAGGTTGTTGGGAAGGTTCATGAAAAGTTCACACTGATTGACGGCGTCCGGGTGGCCACAGGCTCTTACAGGTATGTTTTGAACAGTGCCTCACCAGTTAGTCCAGACCCTGTAGAGGAGTAAATGCTTGCTCCTGTCAACAAGAACCCTTCTGATAGcacccccccccgtgtgtgtgtgtgtgtgtgtgtgtgtgtgtgtgtgtgtgtatgcgggtGTGTGTGAGTTGGTTCATCATAGTCATCTTTTGTTGGATGTAGATGGGATAagagtctctttcttttccctgtggTCCACAAAACTAAGGTAAAAGTTAAACAAAACTTGAGACTCTACAGTTAGACTCCGGCATTCAAGTCTTGGCCTAGGCCTTTGGGGAAAAACTGGATGCTAATTGGCCTCAAATCCTGGTTTCCCGGGGACTTGGACCCCACCTACTGTACTTACTTGAAGGTAAGGACATTTCAGACTGAAGCTACTAATTTATACTTAACTGTAAGGTTGCTATAAGCCTTGTAATGAGTACGTTAGTCTAGAAAGCACTGGGCATATTCCAGGCCCACTTGGAAAATCCCACTTTGCCAGTAGCATCTTTGGGTGGAGAGCAGGAAGATGAATGAAGGGTTGAGGTAACAGCTGGCAATGCTAATCTCTGGAAGTTATACCATTCTTACTCACACCGTGTCATGCTGTGTGCTTGGCTATCTCTCTATTGCATTGTCCAATGGTACGTGCCGGTACAgagtttggaaaaacaaaacaaaacaaaacaaaacccagtttTGTAGAGTGTGCATCCTTGGTGGATTCGTGCCAGCCATGGTTTTGTGGCAGGTGAGGTAGTAGCTCTGGGTGCCCTTCCTTTTCACACAGTAGCTCCATTGTTCAGAACTGTGCACAACATGCTCTTGAGACTTCCTTCTGTGAGACACTTGTAAATACCAAGGGGACTTACACATTCCCCAAAGTGGATTTAATTTGTACCGATGAAACTTGACTGAATGGTTTTTGGCTGTTTGAAAACCTATAAACATGAAAACTGCCCTCTACACACGCACTGTCCTACCACCCATGACAGTGATACTCCCGTGTGTTGGGACACGCTACAGCCCTAAGGTTAGGTAGCTTCTTTGATTCTCTTACCCCATCATGGGTATTCCAAAGACTCCTGGTCTCCGAAGCAGTTATCAGGCAGCGTGTGTATTAGTCACGGTTCTTAGTTGCAAGAAATAGTTGAAACTGAGTTTCAGAGTCTCCCATTAGTGCTGCTTGCTTTTGGCTCAATGTAAGGAGACTAACTCAGAGTGCAGAGTGAGACAGCAGCCTGCAGACAATGCTAGAGTGAGAAGGTGCAGCTAACTGTAGCTCCCCTCGGCCTTGGGGGATGTTTATTAGAACACTGTCCCTGACTTCTGCCTTGCTCTTTATTCTTTGATACCCTCTTCCTTTGAAGGCAGAGACCCTTGCTTACTGACCCAAACTGCAGCAGCTGTTTCCCAAAGGGAGAGACTCCTGAAGCAGGGACACACATCTCTGAAAACCCGTTTGGCCCTTGAGGAGTCACAGATGCACTTTGGATGAATTCCAGGGATCAGACATTGGCTGTTCTGGACCACACTGAGACTAGAGTGTGTGCATGGAAGGTTTTGTGGGTAGAGACAAGTGTAGGTTCTATtttcagaagaggaggaagaggtgctGGACAGGGAAGAGCACCAAGCAAATCAGCTATAAAATGTGCTGAGCACTGGCGTGTTGGTGGAGTAGCCATCTCCACCCGAGAAACTGGAAAAAGTGCCACTAGCTTCCCACTTTTGCATCTCCTGCTGATTCTCTACCCTTAAAAAAAGGCTGCTGGCCTAAATATTGTATACCTTTCTCCTAGGATAAAACAGcctgaggagtgtgtgtgtgtgtgtgtgtgtgtgtgtgtgtgtgtgtgtgtgagagagagagagagagagagagagagagagagagagagagggggagagagagagagagagttaagcTATTAGCCTCCTTTGTTTTCGACATGCATATTTGTTATTTCATAGACAGCACAGCTACCACTCTTATATGACAGCTACTGAGAATAAGTAAACCGAGATCCCTTATCTttacttgtttgtgtttttaatccTTCAGTTTTACATGGACCGATGGCAAATTAAATAGCAGTAACTTGGTAATTCTGTCCGGCCAAGTGGTTGAACATTTTGATCTGGAGTTTCGGATCCTGTATGCCCAGTCAAAGCCCATCAGCTCCAAACTCCTGTCCAACTTCCAGATCAGTGGCAGGTTTGACCATCTGGCTGACCGAAAGCCACAGTCGATGGAGCCCACACTGGGCAATCTGCTGCGCATGCGGCTGGCCAGACTCTCTAGTACTCCCaagaagaccagcctgggcccAGAAGTGCCACCAGAAGATAGAGCCAAAACCAAGCGCCATGATTCCGAGGCTTCTACCATCAGTGATGAAGACTATTTCTATAGCCACAAGGACCAACTCGAGGATAGCAAGGTGGTTGATGCTGCTACCCAAACAGAGCCAGAAGAGACGGCTGCAGTAAGCCTGAGTGAGGTGGGAACACAAACCAGTTCCAGTGTGGCGTGTGTTGGGATCCAAACCACAGTAGTCACGAGGGCAGCAAGCTCCCAGGCCACAGTGTGGTCCAAGTCCACTACCACGCAGACTGAAGCTGATGAGAGCTTCTTTCCTCAGGGTGCCCAGTCTAAAGAAGGGTCACCTGAATCCAGGATGTCGGTGTCGAGATCTTCTAGTCTGAGGTCATCCTCTTCTATGTCTTCCCAGGGCTCATTGGCTAGCTCTGTCAGCTCTCATATCTCCCTAACagcccctgacctccacactcctGGATACCCCAAGTACTTGGGTCTGGGCACCCCCCACCTGGATCTGTGCCTGAGGGACTCCTTCAGAAATTTGAGTAAAGAGCGGCAGGTTCACTTCACTGGCATCAGGTCCCGACTCAACCAGATGCTGACTGTGCTGTCCAGGAGAACCCTCTTCTCAGAACACTACCTCAGCTACGGTCCGGGAAGCTTTACTAGAGCGTCTATGAACGTGGTTTCTGTCAGGGACATAGCACTTTATCCCCCCTATCAGTGACTGCTATGTTCAGCCAGCCCTCTCCAGGCCAGCAGGACTACCTGCTCCACCAAGTTCCACATTCCCCAGCCATCCCTCTTACACCTCTGGGTTTAAGTCTAgacattgatatttttatttgtgttctgtaGAAGCCACCTGTTGGTTTAAACACTAtgcatacttttttttctttttgcactattataatattatatctcAACACTACATATGTGTTTTAGGgttgatcgtgtgtgtgtgtgtgtgtgttgcactcAGACGCCCTTAGTGTTTTGAATCACCGCTTTTTAGGatcaaaatcatatttaaaagttaaacaaTATTGTTTCTTAACTGACGTTTTCTTGAATAACTGTGTTCTTAGCATTAAATAAGTTTAGACAACTTTTTGTTGGCctgtgtttgatttttctttctggcAACCTTTATCTTTAACGGTATGTCATAAATAAATGTACCATATAGGTATTTGTgtgatttgtttctgttttgttgttgttgtttgtttgatttttaaagatttatttattatgtacataggggttttgcctgtatgtatctgtgtgagaatgccagatcccctggaactggagttacagacaattgtgagctgccatgtgggtgctgggaattgaacctgggtcctttggaaaagcagccagtgcttttgccatttctccaacccctcttttttt
The Microtus pennsylvanicus isolate mMicPen1 chromosome 2, mMicPen1.hap1, whole genome shotgun sequence DNA segment above includes these coding regions:
- the Fam83d gene encoding protein FAM83D isoform X1, whose protein sequence is MAAHCELLDELPAACLSPCGPPNPAELFSEARRLALEQLLAGGPEAWAAFLRRERLGRFLNADEVRAVLGAAERPGEDGAAVAEDSFGSSHDCSSGTYFPEQSDLEPPALELGWPAFYRGAYRGATRVEAHFQPRGAGAGGPYGCKDALRQQLRSAREVIAVVMDVFSDIDIFRDLQEICRKRGVAVYILLDQALLSHFLDMCMDLKVHPEQEKLMTVRTITGNIYYARSGTKVVGKVHEKFTLIDGVRVATGSYSFTWTDGKLNSSNLVILSGQVVEHFDLEFRILYAQSKPISSKLLSNFQISGRFDHLADRKPQSMEPTLGNLLRMRLARLSSTPKKTSLGPEVPPEDRAKTKRHDSEASTISDEDYFYSHKDQLEDSKVVDAATQTEPEETAAVSLSEVGTQTSSSVACVGIQTTVVTRAASSQATVWSKSTTTQTEADESFFPQGAQSKEGSPESRMSVSRSSSLRSSSSMSSQGSLASSVSSHISLTAPDLHTPGYPKYLGLGTPHLDLCLRDSFRNLSKERQVHFTGIRSRLNQMLTVLSRRTLFSEHYLSYGPGSFTRASMNVVSVRDIALYPPYQ